One Candidatus Cloacimonadota bacterium genomic window, GCTCCAACTTTTTCCAGCCACTCAAAACGTTCGCGAGACATCTCTTCAGGAAGCACTGCTATCGAAGGACATGCTAAAAGGTAAGAGTCATATGCACCACCACGGCAGTAATTACCGGTAGATGGCCAGAGGGCTTTCTGCCTGGTTGGATCAAAGTGACCACGTACAAGCTTTTCTACAAGTGGACCAAAGGTTGCACCAACCTTATGTGAACCGGTTGGGAAGTATTTTCCCAATAAAATAATTATGCGTGCTTTTACACCGGATAATTGGGAAGGGATTTCAAGAAAATTCACTCCATCGAATCCACCACCTTTTTCTATGGGCTCGTTCTTCCAGGTTATTCTATAAAGGTTTCTTGGATGAAGATCCCATAATCCAATTTCAGAAAGTTCCTTTTTTATTTTTTCAGGAACCTTTTCGGGATGTATCATTTCATCATAGGTCGGGATTATGATATTTCGTTCCCTGCAGCGTTGAACAGTGTTTTCCAGGACCTTTTCATCAACAATATCAAAATTCTTTTTATTCATAGTTTTCACTCTTTCTAATATATTCATTTTCACCTACGAAAAATTTTTGATAGTAAAATACGTCAATATTTTCAATCCTCAAATCTGCTTTATTCCAATAAATTTGACAAGTCTCTCGCAATTCTGTGATTTCATTATAAGCATTAAACCTGAATTAGAAAAAGTCCATGACACGAAAAAGAATCAACTTATTATTTACCATACTTAAGATCATCAATGATATTTTTGCTGTGGCTTTGAGTTTCATAATTGCGTATGAGATGAAATTTCGCTGGCTTATTCATATCAGTGATGTTCAGTCATATCCCGATGTTTATATCGATATGTATCTCCACATCCTTTGGCTTATTGTGTTCGTCTGGATATTTTCGTTCATTGTGTCTGGTTTGTATAGAGAATACGGCGGACCTCTCAAGTGGATGAATGAGATAACTTCTATCGGTAAAGGGGCTTTTTTCGCAACGATGCTAACGTTTGCATTTACCTATGCATTCCAGGGATTACCCCAGTCCAGATATGTGATTGCATACTCTTTTCCAGTTTCATTTCTGATCATAGTGTTTACTCACTGGTTCATAAACAAGATCAAGAAGTTCGTACTCAGTCATAATATTGGGAACAGGAAAGCAGTTATCATAGGAGTGAATAACATCGGGCAGGAACTTGCAGAGAAAATGATTCTCTATCCTGATCTTGGATTTAATTATGCTGGAAGTATCTCAAATATCACACCGGACAAACTTCGCTTTCATCTGAAAAATCATTTCATACAGCTGGGGATTGTTAAAAATTTCAAGAACATTGTTGAATCAACCGAAGCTGAAGCGCTTTTTATTGCTATTGACGATATCGATCAGAAAACACTGAATCAGATCATTATATATTGTAAAGAGAACGACATATTCCTTCGATTTACTCCCACGCGCTACCAGTTCAAAACAGGTTCGACAGATTTTGATGATATGGACGGTATTCCATTAATCGGAGTTACCTATATTACCTTCAGCAAGTGGCGCAGCTTTGTTAAACGAACCTGTGATATCGTGCTGGTCGTTCCACTCATCATCTTGACCTCACCAATCCTACTTGTCCTGGCGATACTTGTAAAACTCAGTTCACCAGGCCCTGTGATCTATAAACAGGAGCGTGTTACAAGAGCTGGACGGATATTTTGGTTCCTTAAATTCCGCTCAATGTATGTGGATGCCGAGGATGAGTCTGGTCCAACATATTCAACCTCTGATCAGAAAGACAGGACCACGAAGATAGGGAATTTCCTGAGAAAGTCATCTCTGGATGAACTCCCGCAATTCTTCAACGTATTGAAAGGTGATATGTCTCTTGTAGGACCGAGACCTGAACGTCCCTATTTTCATGATAGACTCTCACATGAAATTCAGAATTGGGATGACCGTCTTTTGGTTCGCGGTGGCATGACAGGATGGGCGCAAATTAATGGTCGTGCAGAACTCACGACCGAACCTCTGGAAAAACTCGCCTACGACCTGTACTATATTGAAAACTGGTCTCTCATCTTCGACTTGAAGATCATGCTGCGTACTGTTACCGATGTGATACAGCATAAGAATGTTTATTGATTTTCATTATTAATTAGCACGTCGCGTTTCCAGTATTACATTACAATTTTCAATAAAATTCTTTGACAAAGAAACAAGCTATTTGCTATCAAATTGTAAGAAAAAATAATGAGGATAAATCATGAATAGATCCTTAAGGAATCTCAGTGTGGTTTTCGGTTTTGTAGGATCGCTTCTCATTATTCTGGGAGTATTTTTGCTCATTCCCCTGCTTCTCACCTTCTTTTTTGGTGAATACGCACAAAGCCCTCTCACGTTCCATTCATTCCTTCTGGCTGCAGGTGTTGCTCTTGGTCTGGGAATTGTTTTTAAGATTTCATTCAAACAGCATTCACCTAATATTGTACAGGCGATCTTCATCTGTAGTTTCGGGTGGATCATCATTTCTGCTGTCAGTGCTATTCCTTTTCTAATTGCTCTCAAAACAAATTATCTGAATGCCTATTTCGAGACTATGAGTGGTTTCACCACAACCGGTATCACCATGTTTACTGGTTTGGACCAGATGCCCAAGAGTATTTTATTCTGGCGGAGTTTGATACAATGGATTGGTGGATTGGGTATCCTTACCTTCTTCCTTGCGATCACCTCACAAAGTGGTGGAGCTCACCGTCTTTTTGGTGCGGAAAGTCATAAAATCGATGTGGAGCGTCCGGTTCCCGGACTTGGTAATACGATTAAAATATTATGGACAATTTACATCGCGTTCACCCTCTTCATTATCCTCAGTTTAAAAATTGCAGGATGTTCAATTTTCGACAGTATCTGCCATAGCTTTACCGCACTTTCTACAGGTGGTTTCTCTCCCTACGATGCCAGTATTGCGCACTATCAATTGATCGGACATCCTCAATACAAACTCATTGAATATATTCTAATACTTGGCATGTTCCTTGGGGGGACTAATTTCATCATACATTATCGGGTGCTACGCGGTGAGTTCCGGGCAGCGATTGATACCACTGAGATGCGTTTCTGGATAGGTTTCATTGTAGTTTTTATCCTGCTTATTCTTGGCGAACGATACCTCAGGATCATCCAACCAGCGAATATATCTCTCTCTGATGCATCGTTCTGGAAAACCTTCGAGTATAATGTCCGAAATGTGCTTTTTCAAGTACTCGCCATCATAACTACTACAGGCTTTGGCACACAGGATATTGCATCACCTTTCTTTGGAGCAATGGCACGCCAGCTTTTCCTTGTTATGATGGTTATCGGAGGGTGCGTGGGTTCTACTGGAGGTGGAATTAAAGTGCTTCGAATTAGCATCTTAGCAAAATTGGTAAAACGCGAGATATTTAAACTTTTCGCTCCTTCCAGGGCGATTTCCTATGTAAAACTCAATAAGAAAAATCTGAACTCTGATGAAATATACCGCGTAAGTGCACTCTTCTTTGCATGGATTGTGCTTCTACTCATTGGAGGATTGATCACAGCAATATTTTCTAAGTATGATGGCTACAGATCCGTCTCGGGAATGTTTAGTGCCTTGGGTAATATAGGTCCCTGCTATATTCCCGTCGCAGAAATGGGTCAACTCCATCCAGTCATAAAAATAACCTATATCATTGGCATGCTCGCAG contains:
- a CDS encoding sugar transferase; translated protein: MTRKRINLLFTILKIINDIFAVALSFIIAYEMKFRWLIHISDVQSYPDVYIDMYLHILWLIVFVWIFSFIVSGLYREYGGPLKWMNEITSIGKGAFFATMLTFAFTYAFQGLPQSRYVIAYSFPVSFLIIVFTHWFINKIKKFVLSHNIGNRKAVIIGVNNIGQELAEKMILYPDLGFNYAGSISNITPDKLRFHLKNHFIQLGIVKNFKNIVESTEAEALFIAIDDIDQKTLNQIIIYCKENDIFLRFTPTRYQFKTGSTDFDDMDGIPLIGVTYITFSKWRSFVKRTCDIVLVVPLIILTSPILLVLAILVKLSSPGPVIYKQERVTRAGRIFWFLKFRSMYVDAEDESGPTYSTSDQKDRTTKIGNFLRKSSLDELPQFFNVLKGDMSLVGPRPERPYFHDRLSHEIQNWDDRLLVRGGMTGWAQINGRAELTTEPLEKLAYDLYYIENWSLIFDLKIMLRTVTDVIQHKNVY
- a CDS encoding TrkH family potassium uptake protein; this translates as MNRSLRNLSVVFGFVGSLLIILGVFLLIPLLLTFFFGEYAQSPLTFHSFLLAAGVALGLGIVFKISFKQHSPNIVQAIFICSFGWIIISAVSAIPFLIALKTNYLNAYFETMSGFTTTGITMFTGLDQMPKSILFWRSLIQWIGGLGILTFFLAITSQSGGAHRLFGAESHKIDVERPVPGLGNTIKILWTIYIAFTLFIILSLKIAGCSIFDSICHSFTALSTGGFSPYDASIAHYQLIGHPQYKLIEYILILGMFLGGTNFIIHYRVLRGEFRAAIDTTEMRFWIGFIVVFILLILGERYLRIIQPANISLSDASFWKTFEYNVRNVLFQVLAIITTTGFGTQDIASPFFGAMARQLFLVMMVIGGCVGSTGGGIKVLRISILAKLVKREIFKLFAPSRAISYVKLNKKNLNSDEIYRVSALFFAWIVLLLIGGLITAIFSKYDGYRSVSGMFSALGNIGPCYIPVAEMGQLHPVIKITYIIGMLAGRLEIHPVLLLFSPRAWQS